One Mycoplasma wenyonii str. Massachusetts DNA window includes the following coding sequences:
- a CDS encoding restriction endonuclease subunit S, with protein MRKLEDYLQLVRKPNKDLITDTLVGVDINKTLINKEKGKKVDPRLLQIVEKGFFVMSGMSTGRDKRISVALYMGNKPICTSHSGRYYVFKINNPDLKAEYLNLLFKSEKMDKAGVYFSGTGCRGDLEWKKFIQIPIYTPHLKLQENIVCKYQTVTKYIEVKKKINELLERQMTAYFHLLFDNLANYQTKSFGELFRVIRGERPPRSNKYLEKLYFCEGGGTPFLQVRDVTKQDFKFISETREQLTPEGFKKGNCSIVSPNDLIFIQNASIKRIGKIYVCSEYLTINSNFLAFSSQGANLQLPITFIYFLIRENIWALHRLINMSTATKAFDLRRFKAFKVKIPKNKELINKFNNFCEPIFELQKNNEQIIQKLLRLQKCWVESLD; from the coding sequence GTGAGGAAATTAGAAGATTATCTACAACTAGTAAGAAAGCCAAATAAAGATTTAATAACTGATACCTTAGTAGGAGTAGATATAAACAAAACCTTAATAAATAAAGAGAAGGGGAAGAAGGTAGATCCAAGACTTTTACAAATAGTTGAAAAGGGGTTTTTTGTTATGAGTGGAATGAGTACAGGAAGAGATAAAAGAATCTCTGTTGCTTTATATATGGGAAATAAACCAATTTGTACAAGCCACTCCGGTAGATACTACGTTTTCAAGATAAATAATCCAGATTTAAAAGCTGAATATTTAAACCTATTGTTTAAGTCGGAAAAAATGGATAAGGCTGGGGTGTATTTTTCAGGTACAGGATGCAGAGGGGACTTGGAATGAAAGAAATTTATTCAAATTCCCATTTACACTCCTCACTTAAAACTTCAGGAAAACATTGTTTGTAAATATCAAACAGTAACTAAATATATAGAAGTTAAGAAAAAGATTAATGAATTACTTGAAAGACAAATGACAGCTTATTTTCATTTATTGTTCGATAATCTAGCTAATTATCAAACAAAGAGCTTTGGGGAGTTATTTAGGGTTATTAGGGGAGAAAGACCCCCTAGATCTAATAAATATTTAGAAAAGCTTTATTTCTGTGAGGGAGGTGGAACTCCCTTTCTGCAAGTAAGAGATGTAACAAAACAAGACTTTAAATTCATTTCTGAGACTCGAGAACAATTAACTCCAGAAGGATTTAAAAAAGGTAATTGTTCAATAGTTTCTCCGAATGATTTGATTTTCATACAAAATGCAAGTATCAAAAGAATAGGAAAAATCTATGTTTGCTCTGAATATTTAACAATTAATAGTAACTTTTTAGCTTTTTCGAGTCAAGGGGCTAATCTGCAACTTCCAATAACTTTTATTTATTTCTTGATCAGAGAAAATATTTGAGCTCTCCATAGATTAATTAATATGTCTACAGCCACTAAAGCTTTTGATCTGAGAAGATTTAAAGCTTTTAAAGTCAAAATACCAAAAAACAAAGAATTAATAAATAAATTCAATAACTTCTGCGAACCTATCTTTGAGTTACAAAAAAATAATGAACAAATTATTCAAAAACTTTTGAGATTACAAAAGTGTTGAGTTGAGAGTTTAGATTAA
- a CDS encoding phosphoglucomutase has product MSKRTLSPRELYFQWVNSTRLSSTDLKKLKILTPEEQEREFTLSGNEFQFGTSGIRALTGIGPKRLNVHTFRVFAEAYSVFLKKNPSKKPILIGYDNREHGRLFAETMYKVLEHNSVPALLSAESIATPILAFYIKEKKLKGGVMITASHNPQCYNGFKLYGSNGGQLSAQEEAEIRKNFLPPEDYLTVKYSNSSKFEALGNESFEQYILALTREIKKRLGKFFVLGGTVIRTIKFLFSSHHGTSSGRMTTLARSFGAQRFKEYYWECTPTSDFSDEEITNPEEPKSFRNMSKEARTLEIDYLIAHDPDSDRSALAEWIGDKWYYFTGNEMAVLLAYFLLEMAQSEKEARIQYKYLITTYVSGDFIDKVVKLFQSDFPIEVIRTNTGFKSIGKKVEECSAKGEVLLGCEEAIGGLFLPNISLEKDGFQQTILTMYMIAFYKFGGNKKLMETEGRNLVSQLYWLMWRVSLVWLGRTISFKITMEERKHILGKLNELAEQEQVVQLDRFQLKVTKGEVKGLFKFSFPSSPDNWVKARFSGTEPKFKLYFNLYSEIEEREANSSWKGIVREKRAKLDYTIQLLTKLLEGYLFS; this is encoded by the coding sequence TTGTCAAAGAGAACATTAAGTCCTAGAGAACTTTATTTTCAGTGAGTTAATAGTACTAGGCTTAGCTCTACCGATCTAAAAAAACTAAAAATCTTAACCCCTGAGGAGCAAGAAAGGGAATTTACTCTTTCTGGTAATGAGTTTCAATTTGGTACTTCTGGAATCAGAGCTTTAACGGGAATAGGGCCTAAAAGACTAAATGTTCACACTTTTAGAGTATTTGCTGAAGCTTACTCTGTATTTCTAAAAAAGAATCCCAGCAAAAAACCAATACTTATTGGTTATGACAATAGAGAACACGGTAGATTATTTGCAGAGACTATGTATAAAGTACTAGAACACAATTCTGTTCCTGCATTGCTCTCTGCAGAAAGTATTGCGACTCCTATATTGGCTTTCTATATCAAAGAAAAGAAATTAAAGGGAGGGGTAATGATAACTGCTAGTCATAACCCTCAATGCTATAACGGCTTTAAGTTATATGGTTCTAATGGAGGGCAATTGAGTGCTCAAGAAGAGGCAGAAATAAGAAAGAATTTCCTGCCCCCAGAAGATTATTTGACAGTTAAATATAGTAATTCTTCTAAGTTTGAAGCTCTAGGTAATGAAAGTTTTGAACAATACATTCTAGCCCTAACTAGAGAAATAAAGAAAAGATTAGGGAAGTTTTTTGTCCTAGGGGGGACTGTAATAAGAACTATTAAGTTTTTATTTTCTTCTCACCATGGTACCTCTTCAGGGAGAATGACTACCTTGGCAAGAAGTTTTGGAGCTCAAAGATTTAAAGAGTATTACTGAGAATGCACTCCTACTAGTGATTTCTCGGATGAAGAAATTACTAATCCAGAAGAGCCTAAGTCCTTCAGAAATATGTCCAAAGAAGCAAGAACTTTAGAGATAGATTACTTAATTGCTCACGATCCAGATTCTGATAGAAGTGCATTGGCAGAGTGAATAGGAGATAAGTGATACTACTTTACTGGTAATGAGATGGCAGTATTACTTGCTTACTTTCTATTAGAAATGGCTCAGAGTGAAAAAGAAGCTCGAATCCAATACAAATATCTAATTACTACTTATGTGAGTGGGGACTTTATAGATAAGGTAGTTAAGTTGTTTCAGTCTGATTTTCCTATCGAAGTAATTAGAACCAACACAGGTTTTAAAAGTATAGGGAAAAAGGTAGAAGAATGTTCTGCTAAAGGAGAAGTGTTGCTTGGCTGTGAAGAGGCGATAGGAGGTTTATTTTTACCTAATATCTCTCTAGAAAAAGATGGTTTTCAACAAACCATCTTAACTATGTACATGATTGCTTTCTATAAATTTGGTGGAAATAAAAAGCTTATGGAAACTGAAGGAAGAAATTTAGTTTCTCAACTTTATTGATTAATGTGAAGGGTTAGTTTAGTGTGATTGGGGAGAACTATCTCTTTCAAGATAACTATGGAGGAAAGAAAACATATTCTTGGAAAGTTGAATGAACTTGCTGAACAAGAACAAGTAGTTCAACTAGATAGATTCCAACTAAAGGTAACTAAAGGGGAAGTAAAAGGGTTATTTAAGTTCTCTTTCCCTAGTTCTCCTGATAACTGAGTAAAAGCTAGATTCTCAGGGACAGAACCGAAATTTAAGCTATATTTCAATCTCTATAGTGAAATAGAAGAAAGAGAAGCTAATAGTAGTTGAAAGGGAATAGTTAGGGAGAAAAGAGCGAAACTAGACTATACCATTCAGTTACTAACTAAATTACTAGAAGGTTATTTGTTTAGTTAA
- the trpS gene encoding tryptophan--tRNA ligase produces MNSTAKKPILICGIQPTSTLTLGNYIGSLLPLIKNQDKYDSILLIADLHAYTIPLAIQKISFQTIEERSWELIKWVIASGVDTEKTRIVLQSDLKAEHLELFYFLLTHTKLGELQIMTQYKFLMNRFKEPNGTEPNLFGVLVYPVLMAADILLYDSEYLAVGEDQTQHLELCSELSSRINRLYSCNIFPSKLSPVHLGAGAKIMDLVDPSKKMSKSTTNPDGVIFFADSPKEITQKIMRAKTDSLNQLSLDKSQEGIHNLLSIYSSLSEKSLEEVFESVKSLNYKEFKEQLSKLVVERMGAIQERYSQIKDQDIKEMLKKNSDYLREIARKKLELIYSTVGKS; encoded by the coding sequence GTGAATTCTACAGCTAAAAAACCTATCTTGATTTGTGGTATTCAGCCCACTTCAACTCTTACATTAGGCAATTACATTGGTTCTTTATTGCCTCTCATAAAGAATCAAGATAAATATGACTCAATACTTTTAATTGCTGACTTACATGCATACACAATTCCCTTGGCTATTCAGAAGATCTCTTTTCAAACTATTGAAGAGAGAAGTTGAGAGCTAATTAAGTGAGTAATAGCTTCAGGAGTAGATACTGAAAAAACTAGGATAGTGCTTCAATCAGACTTAAAAGCTGAACATTTAGAGTTGTTTTATTTCTTATTAACTCACACTAAGTTAGGAGAGCTACAAATTATGACTCAATATAAGTTCCTAATGAATCGATTTAAAGAGCCTAATGGAACTGAACCTAACTTATTTGGAGTACTAGTCTATCCAGTGCTTATGGCCGCAGACATCCTACTTTATGACTCAGAATATTTGGCTGTCGGAGAAGATCAAACTCAACATCTAGAGTTGTGTTCTGAGTTAAGTTCTAGGATCAACAGACTTTACTCTTGTAATATCTTTCCTTCTAAACTCTCTCCAGTTCACTTAGGTGCTGGAGCCAAGATAATGGATTTAGTAGATCCATCTAAAAAGATGTCCAAGAGTACTACTAATCCTGATGGAGTTATTTTCTTTGCAGATAGCCCTAAAGAGATAACTCAAAAGATTATGAGGGCAAAAACAGACTCTCTTAATCAACTCTCTTTAGATAAGTCTCAAGAAGGAATTCACAACTTACTCTCTATTTACTCTTCTTTATCTGAAAAGAGTCTGGAAGAGGTATTTGAAAGTGTTAAGTCTCTTAATTACAAAGAATTCAAAGAACAACTATCTAAATTAGTAGTAGAGAGAATGGGAGCTATTCAAGAGAGATACTCTCAAATAAAAGATCAAGATATTAAAGAGATGCTTAAAAAGAACTCAGACTATTTAAGAGAGATAGCTAGAAAAAAACTAGAGCTAATCTACTCTACTGTTGGAAAAAGTTAA
- a CDS encoding restriction endonuclease PLD domain-containing protein has translation MAQNLSSVEEESTFLVTYIDSEFAEEGERVIDECFWEEMEKADRVEIFVAYCGYNSLGEINQFVKKGNIKNICLILGMYFFIGFGEAMYKLVMKIHTKWQRMGVGEIRLLDYFPNHGKLYCFYKNDHLFSAIIGSPNLSFLIPADKDIMPTQCEMAELIHKPSSLKLYRKRMEKLRSDRFSRNMTFLERYKNTISAKEIDNDGEVVTKNKITYTKNY, from the coding sequence TTGGCTCAAAATTTATCGTCTGTGGAAGAAGAAAGTACTTTTCTAGTTACTTATATTGACAGTGAGTTTGCGGAAGAGGGGGAAAGGGTAATTGATGAATGTTTTTGAGAAGAAATGGAAAAAGCAGATAGAGTAGAGATATTTGTGGCATATTGCGGCTACAACTCTTTGGGAGAAATAAACCAATTTGTGAAAAAAGGAAATATTAAGAATATTTGTTTAATTCTTGGGATGTACTTTTTTATTGGTTTTGGAGAGGCAATGTACAAATTGGTTATGAAAATTCACACAAAGTGACAGAGGATGGGGGTAGGGGAAATAAGGCTGTTAGATTATTTTCCTAATCACGGGAAACTTTACTGTTTTTATAAAAATGACCATCTCTTTTCAGCAATAATAGGTTCCCCTAACTTAAGTTTTTTGATTCCGGCAGACAAGGACATAATGCCAACACAATGTGAAATGGCAGAACTAATTCACAAACCCTCTTCTCTGAAACTTTATCGAAAACGTATGGAGAAGTTGAGATCAGATAGATTCTCGAGAAATATGACTTTTCTAGAAAGATATAAAAATACTATTTCTGCGAAAGAGATAGATAACGATGGGGAAGTGGTTACAAAAAATAAAATTACTTACACAAAAAATTACTAA
- a CDS encoding GTPase: protein MSYKIALVGLPNVGKSSIFNLLSSQLKSTVAPYPFSTINPVKSVVYMPDEKLDKLHQLFLWWFKDSLESSRLIKKYCSFELWDIAGIVPLDGTQDKTSELGPTFLSHIRATDLILLVVRAFTEQSVTSNIESFLRERPEFYDILSKLDSLTTESQGQKGLDKTKEFFRDQEIEDISFSNNTNLQSTLELCISSEHKEAPKLPNFSESILEAQLVLMTLIQSDLEILTKTIQKYSKNLKLFEKELKILVPIKEELERRKYIPISSLVNYTKLSTQDQEIINSLSLLSSKPIVLLANYGSSNESLEHLSQLKNWASRYSLPFCSLNLEAEEIYSLLSSEEEKQEARASIYLKHSSKELLFRTIRKTLNLSSFYTFKLEDKLGKKYSLTNWNWNVEPVTGEIRAWHFDQSEENNYLYKCVSSIHNQLSDYFISSKLIESDKFLQLSPIQEFSSELITGSKNYRLQGGEIVQIIASA, encoded by the coding sequence ATGAGTTACAAAATAGCTTTAGTAGGATTACCAAATGTAGGTAAATCTTCAATTTTTAATCTCTTAAGCTCTCAACTCAAATCAACTGTTGCCCCATATCCATTTTCAACTATTAATCCAGTCAAGTCAGTTGTTTATATGCCCGATGAAAAGCTAGATAAACTTCATCAACTATTTCTTTGATGATTTAAAGATAGCCTTGAGTCTTCTAGATTAATTAAAAAATATTGTTCTTTTGAATTATGAGATATAGCTGGCATTGTTCCCCTAGATGGAACTCAAGATAAGACTTCTGAGTTAGGACCAACCTTTTTATCTCATATAAGAGCTACTGACCTAATACTTTTAGTAGTTAGAGCCTTTACTGAACAATCTGTTACTTCCAATATAGAAAGTTTTTTGAGAGAAAGACCAGAATTCTATGATATTCTCTCTAAACTAGATTCTTTAACTACAGAAAGTCAAGGTCAAAAGGGATTAGATAAGACTAAAGAGTTCTTTAGAGATCAAGAGATAGAAGATATCTCTTTCTCAAACAATACCAACTTACAAAGTACTTTAGAGTTATGTATTTCTTCGGAACACAAAGAAGCTCCTAAATTACCTAACTTCTCTGAGAGCATACTAGAAGCTCAATTAGTATTAATGACTCTAATTCAATCTGATTTAGAGATACTCACTAAAACCATTCAAAAATACTCTAAGAATCTCAAACTCTTCGAGAAAGAGTTAAAGATATTAGTACCAATTAAAGAAGAACTCGAGAGAAGAAAATATATTCCTATTAGTTCTTTAGTGAATTACACTAAGTTATCTACTCAAGATCAAGAGATAATCAATAGTCTTTCACTACTAAGCTCCAAACCTATAGTATTGCTAGCTAACTATGGTTCTAGTAACGAGTCTTTAGAGCACCTCTCTCAATTAAAAAACTGGGCTAGTAGATACTCTTTGCCCTTTTGTTCTCTAAATCTAGAGGCAGAAGAGATTTACTCTTTACTAAGCTCTGAAGAAGAAAAGCAAGAAGCTAGAGCTTCTATCTATCTAAAACACTCTTCTAAAGAGCTGCTCTTTAGAACTATTAGAAAAACTTTAAATTTAAGCTCCTTCTATACCTTTAAGTTGGAAGACAAACTAGGCAAAAAATACAGTCTAACTAATTGAAATTGAAATGTAGAGCCTGTAACAGGAGAAATAAGAGCTTGACACTTTGATCAATCAGAAGAAAATAACTATCTATATAAATGTGTGTCAAGCATTCACAACCAACTATCTGACTACTTCATCTCTTCCAAATTAATAGAAAGTGATAAGTTCTTGCAACTATCTCCGATACAAGAGTTCTCAAGTGAGTTAATTACTGGCTCTAAAAACTACAGATTACAAGGGGGAGAGATAGTTCAAATTATCGCTTCAGCTTAA
- a CDS encoding thymidine kinase produces the protein MPIYSNSQSASLTVICGPMKSGKSKELFLIIDRLNYQKRDYKIFKPKLDTRNPDTISSRYLSLFNSAVIIDETNPAEILEHIPKELEKPLTVLVDEAHFFSRKLISVVKSLLIMGVNVVISGLDCDANFNTFGPMGDLLAIATNIKKLNSVCEFCFNSANLSALKDSVQSFERGNILIGNDQYLALCLNCYLKHTNYSERVQETPESLSS, from the coding sequence TTGCCTATTTACTCTAATAGTCAATCTGCAAGCTTAACAGTAATCTGTGGACCTATGAAATCAGGAAAGTCAAAAGAACTATTTCTGATAATAGATAGACTCAATTATCAAAAGAGAGACTACAAGATCTTTAAGCCTAAGCTAGATACTAGAAATCCAGACACCATCTCTTCTAGATATCTCTCTCTTTTTAATTCTGCAGTAATTATTGATGAGACTAATCCAGCAGAGATACTAGAACACATTCCCAAAGAGTTAGAAAAACCTTTAACAGTATTAGTAGATGAAGCTCATTTCTTTTCTCGCAAACTCATCTCAGTTGTTAAATCTTTACTGATTATGGGAGTTAATGTAGTTATTTCTGGGTTAGATTGTGATGCTAACTTTAATACTTTTGGGCCTATGGGGGATTTACTTGCTATTGCAACAAACATCAAGAAATTAAATTCAGTGTGTGAGTTTTGCTTTAATTCAGCTAACTTAAGTGCTCTAAAGGACTCAGTGCAGAGCTTTGAGAGGGGAAATATTCTTATAGGTAATGATCAATACCTAGCATTGTGTTTGAATTGCTATTTAAAACACACAAACTACTCAGAGAGGGTACAAGAAACTCCAGAGAGTTTAAGTTCTTAG